The Planktothrix agardhii NIES-204 genomic interval AGATCTAACCCCGCAACTTATACCGGAGTTTTTGATATTATTCGAGAGGTTTTTACAGAAACAATTGAAGCAAAAGCTAGAGGTTATAAAGCCGGACAATTTTCTTTTAATGTTAAAGGGGGGCGTTGTGAAGCCTGCGGCGGACAAGGAGTAAATATAATTGAAATGAACTTTTTACCCGATGTTTATGTGCAGTGTGAAGTGTGCAAAGGAGCCAGATATAACAGGGAAACCTTACAGGTAAAATATAAAGGATATTCGATAGCAGATGTGTTAAATATGCCCGTAGAAACAGCTTTAGAAGTGTTTCAAAATATCCCCAGGGCGGCAGGTCGGTTACAAACTTTAGTGGATGTCGGTTTGGGTTATATTCAGTTAGGACAACCCGCCCCAACGCTATCAGGAGGAGAAGCCCAACGGGTTAAATTAGCATCGGAATTATCTAAAAGAGCCACGGGAAAAACGTTATATTTAATTGACGAACCTACAACGGGTTTATCCTTTTATGACGTGCATCAATTATTAAATGTATTGCAAAGATTAGTGGATAAAGGTAATTCTATTTTAGTAATTGAACATAATTTAGATGTAATTCGTTGTGCAGATTGGGTAATTGATTTAGGGCCAGAGGGGGGAGATAAAGGGGGGGAATTAATTGCCGAAGGAACCCCGGAAGATATTGTTAAAAATGATAAATCTTACACGGGAATATATTTAAAACAGGTGTTAAAACAACATATATAGCAGGGAACAGGGAACAGTTCCCCAAGCCCCCCGTACACGCAGGGCTGTTTCATTCTCTAGGAAAAACTGTGTGACCTCTCCCCCAACCCCTCTCCTCGCAGGAGAGGGGGGACTAATTATTACTATTAAACATAAAAAATTATTTATTACTCCCCCTTCCCTAGTAGGGAAGGGGCTTGGGGGGTTAGGTCTTAGGGGTTGGCAATGGAAAATGAAACAGCCCTGGGGGTTTGGGGGGGCTATTTCCTATTGCTAAAATAGGTTTTAAAAATATCCTGAGCAATCGGAGCCGCAGAAACCGCCCCATATCCTCCGGCTTCGACCAAAACAGCGATCGCAATTTCCGGTTTATTCGCAGGCCCAAACCCCACATACATCGCATTATCAGGCTGTCCATGGATTTCCACGGTTCCTGTTTTACCTCCCGTTAAAGGAATTGAACCATCATTTAATCCCCGTCCAGTTCCTTCTTTTACTACATCAATTAACCCAGCTTGAATCAGATTTAAAGTAGATACAGAAATCTTAGTTTTAATCGGTTTTGTTTGAATTGTATTAGTTTGAGATGTTAATAAATGGGGTTGAACTCGCCAACCACTATTAGCCACGGTAGAAACCATCACAGCTAATTCTAACGGGGTGACTAAGACTAAACCTTGACCAATTGCCATGGTCACCGTATCCCCAATATACCAAGGTTCGCCATATAATTTTTCTTTCTCTTTAGGAGTAGGAATTTGCCCGGGATTTGCGCCATCTAACCCCAATAAATCCAAATTAATTGTCCCAGCAATTCCTAATTCTTTACCCCATTTAGCAATATTTTCTGGCCCCGTTTTCACCCCAACCTGATAGAAAAAGGTATTACTACTAAAAGCTAAAGCTTCTTTAAATCCAATTATACCATAACCTTTTCCATGTTCATTAAAAGAAATTCCCCCAAATTTAATTGATGTAGCAGTAGGGATTTTAGAAGTAATGGAAAAATTCCCCGATTCAATTCCCGCCGTGGTGGTGACAATCTTAAAGGTACTACCCGGAGGATATCCCTGTAAAGCTCGATTTAATAACGGTTGTTCCGCACTTTGTAGCTTTTTCCAGTCCTGATTTGTTACCTGATTTATAAATAAATTAGGATCAAAAGTTGGGCCACTAGCTAATGCTAAAATAGCTCCGGTTTTAACATCTAAAACCACCACCGCTCCCCGACGATTTGCTAAGGATTTTTCGGCGGTTTTTTGTAATTCTAAATCTATGGTTAACTGCACCGATTGACCCGGTTTAGGAGATTGCAACCCTAACTCTTGAATTTCCTGACCTTTGGCATCGACTTCAATTAATCTATTCCCCCAAATACCTTTTATTTGGGAATTTACTAATTTTTCAACTCCCATTTTTCCGACCATCATTCCCATCGGATAATTAGGATTTGCTTTTAATTCTTCCGGTGTTGCCTCTCCAATATAACCTAAAATATGAGCCGCTAATTTTCCATTAGGATAATGACGCCGAGATTCTCCCCGCACTTCAACACCATGTAAATTTTCCACTTTTTCTGCTAAACCAATAAACATTTCAGCAGAAAGATTCGGACTCACTCTGACTGGAATTCGAGATCTATATCCAGTTTTTTCTAATTTTTGCAGAATCTCAGAAGCGGGAAGATTTAAAATAGCATGGAGTTGTTCCGCCGTGATTTTCCATTGTTCAGGAGACTGTTCTTGGGGCCATAAATATACGGAACGCGAGAGTTGACTTCCCGCTAATAAATCCCCTTTTCGGTCTAAAATTTGACCCCGTTTAGCCGGGACAGGAATCAGACGTAAACGGTTATTTTCCGCCCGAATACGATTATATTCTCCCTCGATTAATTGTAACTGTATCAGTTTAATTCCTAAACATCCAAAAAAACACCCAATTAATAATAATAAAATCACCCCTTTATGAGTCCGACGACGTTGGATGATTGAATTTTGTTGGGTTGGGATTGTCAGATATGGAGATTTAGACGGAAATAGAGATTCGTTAGCCATAGTTAAGAAATTCTTAGGTTAAACTTCATTATTCTTAATTGTTAATTCCGGTTTCTTGCCTTAAAATCAGAACAAACTGCCACGTTTTCATGGGGGTCAGATGAATGAGTAGTAGTCATCATCTTGTTTTTCCTCCCCAGAGTTACTCTGGGGAATCCCTTACCACCTCTGAGGTTTTAACTCAACTGAATTCTCCTAACCGTGATGTTGCTGTTGGGAATGATTTGCTGATGTTTTTGGCTATACAAGCTCTACAAAGACAAGTTCCCCCCCGTCTGAAAGCTTTTGATGATTTTACGACCGAATTTCAACGGGAAATCTGCAACTATTTTGGCAGTTATCAACAGACCTGTATTTTGATCAATCAATTATTAATAACTGTTGAAAATCTGAATATTATTACTCAATATTGTCAACAAAGTTCTCTAGGAAAAAAACTACCCAACGCTTTATATATTCATCGTTCAGCTTTACCTGAGTTAAATATTGTATTAAGAATATACGAACAATTAAGTCGCTTTTATTTACCTTCATTCAAACCATTTACTCTGATTAAATTTCATACCAATCAATCATTAATTTCTTATTTGTTTTATCCTGATTTTGATCAAGATCCCCATCCTGCCTTAACAGCTAGTTTTCAAGTAAATGTTAAAACCGGACAGGTAAATATTATGGATTATTCTAATAGTGATAATCCTCCAATTTTACATCGAAAAGAAACCTTTGTAACTGCCAATTATCCCAATTACCAAACGTTTAAACAACTAACCAAAACCGAAGAACGATTAGGATTATTAGAAATACCTAAACTTTCATCACTTCAAGAATTTGTTCACCCAGAAACCCGTTTATATCGAACCATTGGAACTCGTAAAGGTTGGCAACAACACTTACATAAACATGAGGTAGAAATCTATGATCATCGAGTGATGAAACTTTCAGAAATTACTAATGATTTAACCGAATTTAATTCCGAAAATGCCTTGCATTTTTCACCAAAAATCGAACGTCATCGCGCCGCTATTCCGCGTAAAAATTTATCCCGTCCGGTGCGTTTAGCCCTGGAAGCGGAAGTATTTCAAGAACATAGCACTTTTTTTGATTATGGTTGTGGATATGGGGGAGATATTCAACGGTTAGCTGAACAGGGGTATACAGGGAGCGGATGGGATCCTTATTATTTTCCACAGACTCCCCAAATAGAATCGGATATTGTGAATTTGGGATATGTAATTAATGTAATTGAATGTCAAAATGAACGACGGGAAGCCTTAATTCAAGCATGGAATTTAGCTCAAAAAGTTTTAATTGTTGCAGCCCAAGTATTAGTGGATGCTCAAGAAAAAGGGATTATGGTGTATGGAGATGGGGTGATTACCAGTCGCAATACCTTTCAAAAATATTATCAACAGGAAGAACTTAAAGTTTATATTGATCAAGCCTTAACTGTTGATGCAATTCCCTTGGATTTAGGGGTTTATATTGTATTTAGAGATGAGAGCGAAGCCGAAAAATTTCGAGCTTCTCGCTTCCGATCTCGGTTAACTTCTCCCCGAATTCGTTTAAACTTAAAACGGTTTGAAGATTATCAAGAATTACTCCAACCTTTAATTGAATTTATCAGCGATCACGGTCGTTTACCCGTGGAAACTGAACTTCCAGAAGCCGAACAAATTCAACAGGAATTTGGCACTATTAAACGAGCTTTTCAAATTATTTTACAAGTTACAAATCCCGAAGAATGGGACGTAATCGCCCATAAACGCCGTCAAGATTTACTGGTTTATATTGCCTTAAGTCGATTTAGTCGTCGTCCGAAACTGTTTCAACTTTCAGAAGCAATGAAAAATGATATAAAAGGTTTATTCGGTAGTTATAGAAAATCTTGTGATTTAGCAGATTTAATGTTATATACTCTGGGTGATCCTAAAATTATTGCCAATCATTGCCAAAACAGTGAAGTAGGTCAAAAACGAGCCAATTCCCTCTGGATTCATATTTGCGCACTGGAAAAACTATCTCCATTACTGCGACTCTATGAAGGATGTGCTAGTCAAACCCTGGGTCGTCCTGAAGGGGCAAACTTAATTAAGTTTCATATCAAAACTCCCAAAATTTCCTATTTATTTTCCGCAGATTTTGATCTCGAAACCCATCCGACCCTAAGTAACTGTATGCAAATTGACCTGCGGGATCTTCATGTTAGCTATCAAACTTATGATGGCCCCAACCCTCCAATTTTGCATCGTAAACACACCTTAGTCACCCCAGAGTATCCCCACCATCAACAGTTGGTAAAACTCTCTGACCAAGAGGAAAAATGGGGGCTATTCGATAACTTTGGGTTGATTCAAACGCGCCTGGGTTGGTTAAAATGTTTAGAAGATCATTGTGCTCAAATCAGGGGTTATCGTGTCTACTGGCGTACTGATGCGGATCCTTATCGGGTAAAATTATTACGTTCCGCTCGTCGGAATCGCAATAAATTATAGATTTTAACCCCGATATCTTTGTTCATCAGTAGCAAATTTATTGTCGAGTCAGGGTAACACGAATTAGATTAAACATTAAACAATGGATATTAAACAATTACTAGAAAAATACGCCCACGGGGAAAGGGATTTTCGAGGTGCCATCTTAATTGGGATTCAACTCAATGGCGTTGA includes:
- a CDS encoding penicillin-binding protein, with translation MANESLFPSKSPYLTIPTQQNSIIQRRRTHKGVILLLLIGCFFGCLGIKLIQLQLIEGEYNRIRAENNRLRLIPVPAKRGQILDRKGDLLAGSQLSRSVYLWPQEQSPEQWKITAEQLHAILNLPASEILQKLEKTGYRSRIPVRVSPNLSAEMFIGLAEKVENLHGVEVRGESRRHYPNGKLAAHILGYIGEATPEELKANPNYPMGMMVGKMGVEKLVNSQIKGIWGNRLIEVDAKGQEIQELGLQSPKPGQSVQLTIDLELQKTAEKSLANRRGAVVVLDVKTGAILALASGPTFDPNLFINQVTNQDWKKLQSAEQPLLNRALQGYPPGSTFKIVTTTAGIESGNFSITSKIPTATSIKFGGISFNEHGKGYGIIGFKEALAFSSNTFFYQVGVKTGPENIAKWGKELGIAGTINLDLLGLDGANPGQIPTPKEKEKLYGEPWYIGDTVTMAIGQGLVLVTPLELAVMVSTVANSGWRVQPHLLTSQTNTIQTKPIKTKISVSTLNLIQAGLIDVVKEGTGRGLNDGSIPLTGGKTGTVEIHGQPDNAMYVGFGPANKPEIAIAVLVEAGGYGAVSAAPIAQDIFKTYFSNRK